A segment of the Raphanus sativus cultivar WK10039 unplaced genomic scaffold, ASM80110v3 Scaffold1804, whole genome shotgun sequence genome:
CGATAAGGAGATGCAGGGAGAACGTACCTCCAAGCGTTGGTGGCAAAATCAAAAACTTCACAGGTAGTAACATTGTCTAGACCAAATTCAGATGAATTATATAGCCAAACCGGCTTGTACGTGCCAATCATCTTGTCTTTGCCGAATCCAAGTTCATGACATGGTTTGTAATAGTCTCCTTGATTCAAACTGTGGAGGTAGAGCTTTTGAAAGCCGGAATGTGGGGAACTTCGATGCCATCCAGTGATTGAGTTCAAAACAAAACTCGGGCTGTGGGTATGTGAGAGGCATAACAGACCGTCACAACTAGTACTAGTAACCCCGTTGGTTGGAATAGGAAACTTGACCGTCCAAACCACCGACGACCCCAACACCATGCTCATCCTTCCAGCTTCATAATCTTTGTCATCACTATGATCCATAATAGACACAAAAAGCACATCTGCTGCATCTCGTGATTTGCTACTACGGATAAAATAATGTCGTTCCTGGAACTCTCGGGAATTGATTGTCAATTTCCACTTCTTGGATACACACATTAATCTTACCAGAGATTTCACTGGAAGTCTCTCCAATATCAGCTCTACAACATCGTGTGGTAGCGAGCAGCCATGTCTTTTCAAGATAAATTTCACACTTGAGCAGCTAACTCTTTTCAACATTGTTGTACATCGAGAGAGACAGATCTAGGCTTTATTTATACACACGAGCTCAGCTTAATCCGACTTGAGCTAGGAATtggattcaaaaaaaaaggaaaacacatCCATCACCAGCGGTAGGTCTTCGACGATTTAACCGGATTTGGAAAAATATCAAACCTAACCGAAATAGAGACTCGGTCTGGATTCGGATAGGGTTAGTAAACCAGGtgaatattttgaatttcggtttgtttatttcattttcattttttttggcTAAATCCTCCTTAAACCCTTCTCCATTTCATCTCCCCCCGAACCCTAAGAGTACCAAAACTCGCCGCCGCCTCCGAAATGAAATCAATCTTCCGCACCGTCTCCCCCCGCCGCCAAACCAACCGCCGCGCCTTCTCCGACGCAGCCGAAGAAACCTACAAATTCGTAAGAGACAGAGGCCTCGACCACGCCGTCGAGAGAGAGAAGAATCTCAGACCCCTCCTCAGCATCAAGGACCTCGTCACATCGGAACCATCCAAATCGCTCCCGATCTCCGTCATCACATCCCGAAAAGACTCCCTCCGAGTCCCCTTCCGTCCGATCGAGTTCATCCGTAGCTTCCCCTCCGTCTTCCACGAGTCCCTCCCCGGAGGCATCCAGCCTCAGATCTCCCTCACGCCGGAGACTCTCAACCTCGACGCCGAGGAGCAGCTTGTCTACGCCAGCGAGGAGTACAAGCAGGGGTTAGCTGACAGGTTGCTGAAACTGCTGATGATCAACAGAATCAACAAGATTCCGTTAGAGATTCTTGAGTTGTTGAAATGGGATTTAGGTTTGCCACGTGGATACGCCGAGACGGTGGTCCCCGAGTTCCCTGATTACTTCAGAGTGTGCAGAGGGGAGCTGGAGCTTGTCTGCTGGAGCAAGGAGCATGCTGTGTCTGTGCTGGAGAAGAAGGCTAAGGAGTATACTAAAGGCGCTCCGATTGCTTTCCCGATGAAGTTCTCTAACGGTTTTGTTGTGgacaagaagatgaagaggtgGATAGATGATTGGCAGAAGCTGCCGTACATCTCTCCTTATGAGAACGCGCTTCATCTCTCGGCGACGAGCGACGAGTCTGATAAGTGGGCGGCGGCGGTTTTGCATGAGATCTTGAATCTTTTTGTCTCCAAGAAGGTTGAGAAGGATTTGGTTTTGCATCTTGGTGAGTTTATGGGGTTGAGGTCGAGGTTTAAGAGGGTTTTGCATAACCATCCTGGTGTTTTTTACTTGTCGAGTAAGCTTAGGACTCACACTGTGGTTCTTAGGGATGGGTACAAGAGGGGAGTGTTGGTGGAGGGGAATCAGTTGGTGACGAGCCGTAACCGTTATATGAAGCTTATGAGTAAGGTTAAGAAAGAGAACAGTGCAGTGTCTAGTAGGAAGAGGGAAGATAAGGGGAAGGTGGAAGGAGGAGAAGTCTGTGAGACTGAGGCAAAGGGTGAGGGTGATGATGTTTCTGGTTCTGAAGTCGAGGATGAACGTGAAGAagatgttgttgttgatgaagacgaggatgatgatgttgttgatgatgatgaagaccaGAGTATGAAACGTGGTCGTAGAAACTCAAGTCCAAGAGCTGGTAGGAGGAGTTTTGGTTCGCAGGAGAAGCCGCATACAAGGTCAAGAGCAGGTAGGAGGAGTTTTGGGAAATCAGGTTCACAGGAGAAGCCACGATCAGGGCGGCGCAACAAGGTCAATTTAACAACAGAGAAGAGTAGCTAAATGTCTTAAAGACTGAATCAATGTTTACCGTTACATGCATGTTCATCTGGTTCGTTCATTCTTCTGTTTAGTAGCGTCAAAGCTTATCTTTTGCATTCTTGCTTCTCAGtgagagaaaaagaaacaagtTTTGATTTAATGGTCACAGTTGCATAGTTATGCTCAGACTTTAAATCTGACTTTTCCTGTTGGATTTTGCAGAATCATGATATCAAGTAGTTGAATTGCTAGTGTGGAATGTTATTTAACCGTAGTGAATCTCAGTCACTAACAATATCAATCTAATGAGTGTCTTGAGGTCTGTCCTCAGTGAGGTGTCCACGAGAGTTCAGAAGAAATTATGAAGAGTTGTGAAACATAACAGAGAAAGGAACCCTACATCAATTGAAGATTGGACAGCTTATCACAATGTCATAACTCAGAAGCGGTCCTCTCATAAACCAACAAATATATAGTCTGTTgtgtaagaaaaataattacaaaatattttaggaGTTTCATCCTGCAGAGAGATTTGTAGGTTAGGTCTTTCTTCTGTCACACTATCTATCTGCAACATATTTAGTGACACTGGCGTACAATTAGTACCATCTCTGACACTGTTGTTTCTTGTTTTCTGCATTTACTAATCATAAAAGGAAATTGCTACGAACCGTACCTTATCATCCATTCCCAACATGATACCTCTGTCTATTTTTCAGTTTCATAACATGGAAAGCAAAACTTCTATATGAAAATTCTACTCTGTTTGGTCACTGTGTTTATGAACTTTTTCTAGCTCAGGACATTTGAGCTACAATAATTAGAAACCTAAATGGATTGTGTGCAACAGTGACACGTTTCTTGACTTTCTTCTAAATTCATACTCGGGACTTG
Coding sequences within it:
- the LOC130504789 gene encoding F-box protein At1g11270-like translates to MLKRVSCSSVKFILKRHGCSLPHDVVELILERLPVKSLVRLMCVSKKWKLTINSREFQERHYFIRSSKSRDAADVLFVSIMDHSDDKDYEAGRMSMVLGSSVVWTVKFPIPTNGVTSTSCDGLLCLSHTHSPSFVLNSITGWHRSSPHSGFQKLYLHSLNQGDYYKPCHELGFGKDKMIGTYKPVWLYNSSEFGLDNVTTCEVFDFATNAWRYVLPASPYRIIVISEPTYLDGSLHWFTQCEDTKVLSFDLHTETFQVISKPPFAPHLRGPRGIVMSILNNRLCVSQKNWPTQVFWSFDDSSRTWETICSIDLTQVFSWFGGEPDCALEAVEIIDQDKLLLHGKSYSEPRVPLLLHHLHTKSFNLLYKPTTLGRCVCYFQSLLTVL
- the LOC130504788 gene encoding protein WHAT'S THIS FACTOR 9, mitochondrial-like is translated as MKSIFRTVSPRRQTNRRAFSDAAEETYKFVRDRGLDHAVEREKNLRPLLSIKDLVTSEPSKSLPISVITSRKDSLRVPFRPIEFIRSFPSVFHESLPGGIQPQISLTPETLNLDAEEQLVYASEEYKQGLADRLLKLLMINRINKIPLEILELLKWDLGLPRGYAETVVPEFPDYFRVCRGELELVCWSKEHAVSVLEKKAKEYTKGAPIAFPMKFSNGFVVDKKMKRWIDDWQKLPYISPYENALHLSATSDESDKWAAAVLHEILNLFVSKKVEKDLVLHLGEFMGLRSRFKRVLHNHPGVFYLSSKLRTHTVVLRDGYKRGVLVEGNQLVTSRNRYMKLMSKVKKENSAVSSRKREDKGKVEGGEVCETEAKGEGDDVSGSEVEDEREEDVVVDEDEDDDVVDDDEDQSMKRGRRNSSPRAGRRSFGSQEKPHTRSRAGRRSFGKSGSQEKPRSGRRNKVNLTTEKSS